Genomic segment of Gasterosteus aculeatus chromosome 4, fGasAcu3.hap1.1, whole genome shotgun sequence:
CTACCTGCAGCAGCCGGCCTACGCTCCGGCGGACTACGCGTTCGAGGCGCATCAGAGGGGCGAGCCCCTCCCGCACTACCTGCCAGACGGCGGGTCCCGGCGGTCCGCGTGGGCgccggaggaggcggcggcgccgCCCCTTCTCTCCCCGGGCGGGGTGCCGCGTTCGCCCAGCTTCCAGCAAGCCCAGATGTCTCCGGTCCCAGAGTTCTCCTTCCCCCCGAACCCGGACGACCTGCTCGGCTACAGGACTCAGTTCCAGAAGCAACAGCTCCCCCCGCTGTTCGGAGGACCACACTACAGGCACGCGCAGCAGGCGTTCGCCATGCAGGAGTCCATGCTGCTGTGACCGGACGATAGGAAATTGTAAGAcactttataaaaataaaaatgtaagtaAGCTGGCGTAGTCCCTGACACTGTGGTGGAGACGAGCAGTAGTCTTAGCTCTGTtgttctatgtgtgtgtgaagtacTGACCTTCTGACTGTCCCGCCGCGGGACGCACCAGCCTCCGGAGTTTTGACCGATCACTTTGAAAACTGACtgaagattttattttatttttggatgTAAATCattaacaggaagtgacggtATATATCTTTTTAGAGTTTGACATGTACAGTGGATTCTTTtcttcgttctttatttttttatgttactTGGAGATATTTACGTTTAAGAGATCGGTTTACTTTATATACTTGtgaatgttattttttaaagagaagAATTAATACTATGTCTAATGATAGAAGTAGAGAGCATTGAAGAACAGTACATTTAGATTTCCATTCTTCACAGTTGAAAGCCGGGTTTATTTTTGGAACCTTTCATTTCCAGTTTCAGTGATTTCATTCCTCCCTGATGTGCAATTTGTGTCTCTGAATACATTGGATATTTAAACACAATTGAGGTAAATTTCAAACCTGATTAGAGACTAAAAGCATAGAGAGCTAATTTGTGAGggcaaataatatatatataaatatatatttggtaTATAAGCCAGCTGATTTGTAACCATAGGtaacatgtttgtctttttacgAGCACATGCAGCCAGACACTGATGTGGACTAGTTTGCTTTCCTTATGTCTGATTATTCTCAACGTTCTCTCCTATCGACTGCTGGCACTTCCACTGGGCCACTGAGTCTTTCGCACACCCGACATTTAACCGCGGTCACTTTCCCGTTTTATTGTTCTCAAACCGCATCGGCCATTCCATTCAAGTTATCTTTGTTTTTGGTTGAACAACTAATTCCAGACCTGATACTTTGCTTAATAAAACGAGGTGGGTGAAGTGAATCTGcgtctttttcttcctcctcatcttgaGCCCAATAATGAAACTCCACCCCCAAGTGGAGACATGAGGATCCAAACGTGGATATCCATTTAATGTTTCTAGTTAGTATTCAGCGCGTGTAATTCTTTATTTACTAAGCTAATTATATTATTACCAAATATTTCCTGGTTCAAGCTAAACAACCGTCTTATGAAATAGTAAGTTGATCAATTGGGGcattatattttactttttcaaatcaacaatttaaactaaatgacaaaaataagaaaatgtggataatctaaaaaaaacttaatgaaataaaactaattGGAAATTAAAAGAGTTTTCTGCCTCCTGGTGTCACCAGATAAACTCAATCACGCCACCATATGGCCAATCCGTGAAGTACAAGCTGATACACAACTGCAGGTTTCCATAACTTCACAGATGAAACAATCAAGTAACGAGTGTTATTATGTATTTCAAAAGTAACATGTTTCATGTTCAGCTAATTATACAGGTTGagtttaaacaaaataaaagagtttCGCCCGAGAGAAAAGTTGCTTCCAAAGCAATGAACTGTTGCCACTCTATCGgtaataaatgaatatgtaATACATCACTATGcaataaataattacatttccCTTCAATACAAGAGAAGCAAGATTTGAGTTGTAGTACAGAAAATGAAGAAGGTCCCTTAGTATTTCCACACGTTCAACAATTAATCTGCCAAGATGATTTTTTTAGAGTTATTGTTCAATCTATTGaggtcatttttgtttttggtcaatgaatgaatttaaattttaaaaaggcTTGTGATACCACGTGCTTTCCTGCTGACATGACGTTGTCATAGTAGAAACACCACAAACTTGCACGGCGTTACATTAAACCATTAGAAGCAGCATTATGAAGCTAACTCAGAAATAAAAGGCATAAATATACCAGCTAGCAAGACAACCACGTCGGGGACAGATTTAATGAACGTTTAAGTTAAAAACGTTCAGGCCAACAGCTAAAGCTAGCTAGGTTAGCTAACACTGTTGTAACAAACCGCACATCTTATTTCTGAAACATAACTTTAAGCATATGTTACGTAAATAATCAACACTTACCGTTGTTTCTGGGAAGTCACGTGCTCTTTTGGAtgggatgttaaaaaaaatacacgtAGGAAAGAATAGTTTGGATCGCGTTTTCGACTATCACCGAACAAAGATGGCGGCCGGAAGTGACCTCATCGACAAATAAAATGCGTTAAAAACACGCACTTTTAAACCGAAAGCAAATAAAACTAGTACAATTAAAACGTATGATAGGAGACATAAGAAAACTATTATTTTGGTTGTGATCCTTATACACATACAAAAGTGTACAAACTTTGTTTTGAAACATGAatacagttcttctgtttgtgtacaGTGAAATGTATGTGCTTAAGAAACATTGAGGCAAAGTCATATTTTAATAACTGAATTGTAATTAATGATGATTGATTCTAGAGGTCGATACCAGGATGCTATGGCTTTCTGTGACAGCATCATGAGTTATACCGCTGAATGATCAGTGTGAAAACATTAGTTTAGTCTATGAAGTAAACTTCAACCTCCAGAAACACGCTCATACAAAATCACCAATACCAATTAGTAACCATATGTATTGCACGTACAATTATACAAACACAAGAAGCAGCATTCTTTAGCTTTAAGACTCAGTAAAGTCATCAAACAGCTCGATTCCTCTGAGTGGTAACGGCGAGAGTCTTTTCTCATCAGCAGCTTTAAGGCACAATCTGGTTCCGCTAATCGCCTTTAGTCTCAATGTGCAGGAAGTCAACAGTTCAAAACTCAATCATTGTAATCTTGCGAATTACACAGCCACATTTAAAAAGTAGCATAGCCCATTAAATGACTCGGGACTGATGCAAATAAATTCGGACCAGCGACGGCCGAACACGTTGGCCCGTCACGATAATCACGACCTACCGTGGTGATCTCAACAGTCCGTCAGTCGTGGGCCTTTTCTGCTTTATTGCTCCACACCGGCTTGCGTTTCTCGATGAAGGCCCGGATCCCCTCTTGCCCGTCTCTTAGGGCCAGGTTGTCCACCATCACCTTGGAGGCGGTGGCGTACGCTGCGTCTCGGCCTTGAGCCATTTGTCTTTGGAGGAAACATGGGAGGAGAACGGAACATGTGAATGGGGAAATGCACGGGACACGTTGCTCATATCAAGCTGCTGATTGGATCATGGCCGTGGTACGATAACCACACACCACGCCCGTGGCGTCTAATTCTTTTTAGGACTTTCAGTGTCACTGAGTATTTGGTCATGGTTTCTTAGCGTAAAGGGGCACAAGGGAAAGGTCACTTTGGCAAactgtgatgatgtcacagataCAAAGTAATGTGACACctaaaatcaaaatgaaaacatttacggTCAACTTTCCTGGAGGAGTGAATTGATTAGTGCTGAATAAAATCCACCCACCAAACGGCAGGCAGAGATTTGTTATGAGGAGGTTCCACATATGATGATACGCAAACAAGCAGGAACGCAGAAGAAATACACTAAACCACTGCCTTCGTAACACCACCGTTTAGGAACTATCTGATGGGTCTTAACATCAGAAGAATTATGAACATAAGTGGCTCCAATTAGAGATTCAAATGTTGGaaaaaatgtgcatttcatGAGGATAATAATTCACTGATTCAAATATGgttaatacaaaatatttacagtgaTGGTCTTTCCTTGTTTTGCGCTAACGCTCTTGAGCCATCTCAAGCATCCCGgaactttaaatgaaaatagtgaaagttaaaaaaaaacggccACCTCTGGAAAGTGGCCTTGCCGAGGGCGACGACGGGCCGGCTGGCCTGACACACCCGCCGGGCGATGGCCAACGTCTCCTCCTCGAGTCGCTCCTCTGCCACGACTCTGCTGATCAAACCGTGCAGCAAGGCGTCGCGGGCTGAGATGGGAGTTCCTGTCAGCagcatctccatggcaacctggTCAAAAAGAAGGGACCAAAAGTGTTTTTAATAGCAGCTTGATACTAGAGTTTTGTAGACTGTTGCTATTAAATAGAAAggcactcagagagagagaagacctTCGCCACGGTTGTTTCCATGAGGTCAAATAAGGTGTGTGTCCGCCCCATTATTCAGACCCATTCAAAcctaatatatatgtatattacatGAATTCAATTAACCTTCCGTGGCACAGCTCTGCCGATGGCCACCGCCGGCGTCGAACAGAAAAGGCCCACGTTGACACCCGGAGTGGCAAAGGTGGACTTCTCCGTCGCCACGGCGACGTCACAGCTGGCGACAAGCTGGCAACCGGCTGCCGTGGCAACGCCATCCACCATGGCGATTACCGGAACCGGTATGTCTTGTATCAGAGTCATTACCTGATGAACAAGAGTTACACAGCGATATAATATaaccaataaaaagaaaacacaaatgtagTGACAAAGCTCATAGAGATTATGTAATCACTTCAAAACAAACgatcagaagaaagaaaaaaatgttttgaaatccCGACATTCGATTCCTGAGACCTTACTAAAAATAACTGGTGCAGATTAATGTAATGACAAATATTGGTTTCTTATAAATCGTACATTAGAGGCTGatattgtgatgatgatgatgatgatgggacacagagagaagaaacaaaataaaagagggacTCACCTCTGCACAGGTGTGAAACACCTTTGTGTGATATTCTCTGCCCTGAGCGGATGTCAGCTCCTTCAGGTCGTGTCCGGAGGAAAACACGGGACCTCTggctaacaacacacacacacacacacacacacacacattacaaggTTGGAACCCCATCTTTGTCCCTCTGTCGCACACAACAACAACCTACCTGAAATGATCACAACTCTGAGATCATCGCTGTCCACATCGGTGAGGAGGTTTTCTCGGAGGGATTCCAGcatggacagagacagagcgtTCCTCTTCTTGGGGTTGTTCAATATTATTTTCCTGGaaaaagggaaggaaaaaaagtgaaaagtacatatatacacatacacatacacatatatatatatatatatatcacacataTATGTTTCATATgacaaaatggaaaatataTGTAAAGAAACTTAAAGTAGCTAGAAGTTGTATTTTAATGTATTAACGTTACTCGAGTAATTATACTTAATTTCTTTCCAGCATTGCATTAATCTTAATATACTTCTATCGTGGACATTACATACAATATATTATATGTGGTATGTGTTTCTTTGTAGTAATTTGTGTTAAATAATTGATAAGACAACCAAAAGACcttgaaaaaggaaaatgttgagCTAACAGTACACTGATAATGACTTTTTATTACAGAAATACTATTCTCACAGGAATGACATGTACGCCGAATTATTCTTAAGGCCTAAACATGTGCAACAAAGTACAGTGAGTACCAACGTTCCACGTTATTGTAGTATAAATCTGTATTTCCGCCGTGAATATAGTAAATCTCGTACGGAGTATGACGGGCACGTCGTCCTTACTGCACCTTATTCCGTCGTTCTGCTGTCTCACCGTCAGCGGCTCCGGTTCAGCCCGAGAGCAGAAACGAGTCCCGCTGAGCCGAAACACACCGACCGCTTTGCAAAGTAAACTACGAGCCATGTTTGTTgtcccactggcttcacctTCCCGCTCTCACTTCCGGGTTGCGGCGACGTCACAGACACGTGAGCGCTGCGTAAGACCAAGCGCAGTCCGAGCAGGTCAGACATTCATCATGTAAGTGTTTGTTgttgaaaggaaaaagaaagatgtgcGATTTAATTGTtcacaaaatatttttgaaaatgagtcattgtatatttaaattattattattttttaaagatattatttcaatatttatccCATTCACGTTGACATTAtaaagtttttgtgctttcataTGAGCAAATTAGCTTTTCATTGTTCCAAAATGTGAAGAGATAACGATCCTCATATTAGGAATTAATTTACTTGAATAATATTCCACATCAGAATGTTTATCAGATGTTATTAACAGGTGGAAATAATTATTCATTAAGTCACACAGGAAACCTCCTCTTTATTAGTTTAGAGGTAAATGGGCCTATTTTGCTGTAGCATTGTTTTATATCTGTTGATTTGACATTTAGACACTTTTTTGTGTCTTCTGAACGGTTATGAGGCATTACGTTACTAAATATATCACATACTTACTACTTACATACTAAATATGCTGATTTTCAGCAGAACAGAAATGGTCGGGGACATttcaatatttctttttgttctcattcattcatttagagaAAACGGCCTTTAAAGAGATGTTTGGTAATATTGCAAACATGTTGAAAAGGGGAACAAAATGTGCTAATGGATATAAACATAAAGCTTCAGTTTGATTTTGGAGACATCTACAGACgcaaatagacaaagtagtaaAAGTAACCCCGGAATGtgtattttgatgttttcttcAAAATCTTGAAATTGGTCGGCGCATGTTTTTTCCTGTCTCTTGTCTTAACTCTTCTAATTGAGACATTGAAACCACATTGTGATGAAGTGAGTGCATTTATTCGGTATGAAGTGATAAACACACGCGTACAGTTCcgtgattgattgattgccACTAGTTGCCACCAGTAGAAGTAAATCTGTGACTTGAAGGAATGTTTGTATTTACGGCGACGAAGAGACAAGCGCGTATCAATAACAAGCGGCGACTAGATCGCCCCG
This window contains:
- the echdc3 gene encoding enoyl-CoA hydratase domain-containing protein 3, mitochondrial isoform X2, whose product is MLESLRENLLTDVDSDDLRVVIISARGPVFSSGHDLKELTSAQGREYHTKVFHTCAEVMTLIQDIPVPVIAMVDGVATAAGCQLVASCDVAVATEKSTFATPGVNVGLFCSTPAVAIGRAVPRKVAMEMLLTGTPISARDALLHGLISRVVAEERLEEETLAIARRVCQASRPVVALGKATFQRQMAQGRDAAYATASKVMVDNLALRDGQEGIRAFIEKRKPVWSNKAEKAHD
- the echdc3 gene encoding enoyl-CoA hydratase domain-containing protein 3, mitochondrial isoform X1 — protein: MARSLLCKAVGVFRLSGTRFCSRAEPEPLTVRQQNDGIRKIILNNPKKRNALSLSMLESLRENLLTDVDSDDLRVVIISARGPVFSSGHDLKELTSAQGREYHTKVFHTCAEVMTLIQDIPVPVIAMVDGVATAAGCQLVASCDVAVATEKSTFATPGVNVGLFCSTPAVAIGRAVPRKVAMEMLLTGTPISARDALLHGLISRVVAEERLEEETLAIARRVCQASRPVVALGKATFQRQMAQGRDAAYATASKVMVDNLALRDGQEGIRAFIEKRKPVWSNKAEKAHD